From the Erythrolamprus reginae isolate rEryReg1 chromosome Z, rEryReg1.hap1, whole genome shotgun sequence genome, one window contains:
- the RETREG3 gene encoding reticulophagy regulator 3 isoform X2, whose product MLGEGRMAAAEVAGRAAGSSSGTNHGGGGGGGLVTDAQAPSSEREQRVCALSAFLRTHLGPYEPFLTTIQDTLTWEKPARSALGWVVAHAVFGFFALTSLHLIFLITFTLILIVCLDQWKNRIWSKIKVTPDQLDNESWGFIHPRLLSVPELCHFLAKGWVTGDSFMRNLLSFRKQNPGKFCLLACGVLTFLAVLGYYIPGVCLAYFIMLSFLLWPLAVYHNLSQHLYTKLQPAVQRLDFSVRGYMMSKHKERQSRHHIWREHPAKPDQSDSEEELAAFCPKLDDAVVAKELAFSDSEHSDAEVSYTENGTFNLSRGQTPLTEGSEDFDGHSDPEESFARDLPDFPSINPDTTGLDDEDDTSIGIPSLSPRNQAQEQKQQSHKPEAVTSEFLLSQNPLMHNLTDDLAGFVTRGMIQLALSGTSQSVAVHSNRQQRSAKAFLRTSSSELDTDAEGDDFELLDQSELNQMDPSNSRGQ is encoded by the exons ATGCTGGGCGAAGGAAGAATGGCAGCCGCGGAAGTAGCAGGGCGGGCTGCCGGCAGTAGTAGTGGCACTAaccacggcggcggcggcggcggaggcctTGTTACTGATGCCCAGGCCCCGTCCTCGGAGCGGGAGCAGCGAGTGTGCGCCTTAAGCGCCTTCTTGAGGACCCACCTCGGGCCTTACGAACCGTTCCTGACAACTATACAGGACACGCTCACCTGGGAGAAGCCAGCAAGGAGCGCTCTTGGCTGGGTTGTCGCTCATGCAGTATTCGG GTTTTTTGCCCTGACTTCTCTTCATCTGATATTTTTAATTACATTCACCCTAATACTAATAGTATGTTTAGATCAGTGGAAGAATAGAATCTGGTCTAAAATAAAAG TAACTCCTGATCAACTAGATAATGAAAG CTGGGGCTTTATCCATCCTCGACTTTTGAGTGTTCCTGAACTATGCCACTTTTTGGCCAAAGGATGGGTCACAGGAGACAGCTTCATGAGAAACCTGCTGAGTTTCAGAAAGCAAAATCCTGGCAAG ttctgccttttagctTGTGGTGTCCTTACATTTTTGGCTGTCTTAGGATACTACATCCCTGGTGTCTGTCTTGCCTATTTTATAA TGCTTTCTTTCTTATTGTGGCCACTTGCTGTATACCATAACCTGAGTCAACATCTGTATACTAAACTACAGCCAGCTGTACAACGGTTAGACTTCAGTGTTCGTGGCTATATGATGTCCAAACATAAGGAAAGACAGT CACGTCACCACATTTGGAGGGAGCATCCTGCTAAACCTGATCAGAGTGACAGTGAAGAAGAGCTTGCTGCTTTTTGTCCTAAG TTGGATGATGCTGTGGTTGCCAAAGAACTGGCTTTCTCTGACTCTGAGCATTCTGATGCAGAAGTGTCTTATACTGAGAACGGAACCTTCAATTTATCCCGGGGCCAGACACCATTGACAGAAGGTTCTGAGG ACTTTGATGGCCACAGTGATCCAGAGGAATCTTTTGCTCGAGATCTTCCAGATTTCCCTTCTATCAACCCTGATACAACAGGCCTAGATGATGAGGATGACACCAGCATTGGTATTCCAAGTCTTTCTCCCCGTAACCAGGCCCAGGAACAGAAACAACAATCTCATAAACCGGAAGCAGTGACTTCAGAATTCCTCCTGAGTCAGAATCCATTAATGCACAATCTGACAGATGACTTAGCTGGTTTTGTAACCAGGGGAATGATTCAGCTAGCCTTGTCAGGAACTTCCCAGTCAGTTGCTGTGCATAGCAATAGACAGCAGCGAAGTGCCAAGGCCTTCCTTCGGACCTCCAGCTCAGAGCTGGATACAGATGCTGAAGGAGATGATTTTGAACTATTGGATCAATCAGAATTGAATCAGATGGATCCTTCCAATTCCCGTGGTCAGTAA
- the MLX gene encoding max-like protein X isoform X3: protein MIVSRANSIGSTSASSVPNTDDEDSDYQDTYKESYKDRRRRAHTQAEQKRRDAIKKGYDDLQAIVPTCQQQDFSIGSQKLSKAIVLQKTIDYIQFLHKEKKKQEEEVSTLRKDVLALKIMKVNYEDIVKAHQDNPNEGKNQICDQVKFNVFQGIMDSLFQSFNASISVTSFQELSACVFSWIEEHCKPQTLRDIVIGVLQRLKSQLY from the exons aTGATTGTATCAAGAGCTAATAGTATTGGTTCTACCAGTGCATCTTCAGTACCAAACACAG ATGATGAAGACTCCGATTACCAAGATACCTATAAAGAATCATACAAGGATCGCCGTCGTCGTGCTCATACACAGGCTGAGCAAAAGCGGAGGGATGCTATCAAG AAAGGTTATGATGATTTGCAAGCAATTGTACCCACATGCCAGCAGCAAGATTTCTCAATAGGCTCCCAGAagctaagcaaggcaattgtgCTGCAGAAGA CTATTGATTATATTCAATTCttgcacaaagaaaaaaagaagcaagAGGAAGAGGTCTCCACTCTCCGGAAAGATGTACTGGCCTTGAAAATAATGAAAGT AAACTATGAAGATATTGTTAAAGCTCACCAGGACAATCCCAATGAAGGAAAGAATCAGATCTGTGACCAAGTGAAGTTCAATGTTTTCCAGGGTATCATGGACTCCTTGTTCCAATCCTTTAATGCCTCCATCTCTGTAACAAGCTTTCAAGAGCTCTCAGCTTGTGTTTTCAGCTGGATAGAAGAGCACTGTAAGCCACAG ACCCTGCGAGACATTGTCATTGGTGTACTGCAACGACTGAAGAGCCAACTCTACTAA
- the PSMC3IP gene encoding homologous-pairing protein 2 homolog isoform X2, producing MAVVKALEQLAQQGKINEKVYGKQKIYFPDQNRFGNTSESELKGLDNEISELSCKVQTLQQNCRHMESELKELKGSMTTPEMVKEIEELKKDCANYTEKLERIKSAANHVSPEEKEKVYNDKKLYCREWRRRKRMATELLDAILEGYPKSKKQFFEEVGIETDEDFNVTVPSV from the exons ATG GCTGTAGTGAAGGCATTGGAGCAGTTGGCTCAGCAAGGGAAGATCAACGAAAAGGTTTATGGGAAACAGAAGATTTATTTTCCAGACCAG AATCGTTTTGGTAATACGAGTGAATCAGAACTCAAGGGCTTGGACAATGAGATTTCAGAACTGTCTTGCAAAGTTCAGACACTCCAACAGAACTGTCGTCACATGGAATCAG AACTGAAAGAACTGAAAGGCTCTATGACAACCCCAGAGATGGTTAAAGAAATTGAAGAGTTAAAAAAAGATTGTGCCAATTATACAGAGAAACTGGAAAGGATCAAATCTGCTGCCAATCATGTGTCCcctgaggagaaagaaaag GTATACAATGACAAAAAGCTATACTGCAGAGAATGGCGTCGCCGCAAGAGAATG GCAACAGAATTACTTGATGCAATCCTTGAAGGCTACCCGAAAAGCAAGAAACAGTTCTTT GAGGAAGTTGGCATTGAGACAGATGAAGACTTCAATGTTACAGTAccttctgtgtga
- the PSMC3IP gene encoding homologous-pairing protein 2 homolog isoform X1, whose translation MSGGGKKRDASDECAAILLRYLQEQNRPHSAQDVFSNLQKQHGLGKTAVVKALEQLAQQGKINEKVYGKQKIYFPDQNRFGNTSESELKGLDNEISELSCKVQTLQQNCRHMESELKELKGSMTTPEMVKEIEELKKDCANYTEKLERIKSAANHVSPEEKEKVYNDKKLYCREWRRRKRMATELLDAILEGYPKSKKQFFEEVGIETDEDFNVTVPSV comes from the exons ATGAGCGGAGGAGGGAAGAAGCGCGACGCATCTGATG AATGTGCTGCCATCCTATTACGTTACCTTCAGGAGCAGAACCGGCCTCATAGTGCTCAGGATGTCTTTAGCAACTTACAGAAACAACATGGATTGGGCAAGACG GCTGTAGTGAAGGCATTGGAGCAGTTGGCTCAGCAAGGGAAGATCAACGAAAAGGTTTATGGGAAACAGAAGATTTATTTTCCAGACCAG AATCGTTTTGGTAATACGAGTGAATCAGAACTCAAGGGCTTGGACAATGAGATTTCAGAACTGTCTTGCAAAGTTCAGACACTCCAACAGAACTGTCGTCACATGGAATCAG AACTGAAAGAACTGAAAGGCTCTATGACAACCCCAGAGATGGTTAAAGAAATTGAAGAGTTAAAAAAAGATTGTGCCAATTATACAGAGAAACTGGAAAGGATCAAATCTGCTGCCAATCATGTGTCCcctgaggagaaagaaaag GTATACAATGACAAAAAGCTATACTGCAGAGAATGGCGTCGCCGCAAGAGAATG GCAACAGAATTACTTGATGCAATCCTTGAAGGCTACCCGAAAAGCAAGAAACAGTTCTTT GAGGAAGTTGGCATTGAGACAGATGAAGACTTCAATGTTACAGTAccttctgtgtga
- the RETREG3 gene encoding reticulophagy regulator 3 isoform X1 has translation MLGEGRMAAAEVAGRAAGSSSGTNHGGGGGGGLVTDAQAPSSEREQRVCALSAFLRTHLGPYEPFLTTIQDTLTWEKPARSALGWVVAHAVFGFFALTSLHLIFLITFTLILIVCLDQWKNRIWSKIKAVTPDQLDNESWGFIHPRLLSVPELCHFLAKGWVTGDSFMRNLLSFRKQNPGKFCLLACGVLTFLAVLGYYIPGVCLAYFIMLSFLLWPLAVYHNLSQHLYTKLQPAVQRLDFSVRGYMMSKHKERQSRHHIWREHPAKPDQSDSEEELAAFCPKLDDAVVAKELAFSDSEHSDAEVSYTENGTFNLSRGQTPLTEGSEDFDGHSDPEESFARDLPDFPSINPDTTGLDDEDDTSIGIPSLSPRNQAQEQKQQSHKPEAVTSEFLLSQNPLMHNLTDDLAGFVTRGMIQLALSGTSQSVAVHSNRQQRSAKAFLRTSSSELDTDAEGDDFELLDQSELNQMDPSNSRGQ, from the exons ATGCTGGGCGAAGGAAGAATGGCAGCCGCGGAAGTAGCAGGGCGGGCTGCCGGCAGTAGTAGTGGCACTAaccacggcggcggcggcggcggaggcctTGTTACTGATGCCCAGGCCCCGTCCTCGGAGCGGGAGCAGCGAGTGTGCGCCTTAAGCGCCTTCTTGAGGACCCACCTCGGGCCTTACGAACCGTTCCTGACAACTATACAGGACACGCTCACCTGGGAGAAGCCAGCAAGGAGCGCTCTTGGCTGGGTTGTCGCTCATGCAGTATTCGG GTTTTTTGCCCTGACTTCTCTTCATCTGATATTTTTAATTACATTCACCCTAATACTAATAGTATGTTTAGATCAGTGGAAGAATAGAATCTGGTCTAAAATAAAAG CAGTAACTCCTGATCAACTAGATAATGAAAG CTGGGGCTTTATCCATCCTCGACTTTTGAGTGTTCCTGAACTATGCCACTTTTTGGCCAAAGGATGGGTCACAGGAGACAGCTTCATGAGAAACCTGCTGAGTTTCAGAAAGCAAAATCCTGGCAAG ttctgccttttagctTGTGGTGTCCTTACATTTTTGGCTGTCTTAGGATACTACATCCCTGGTGTCTGTCTTGCCTATTTTATAA TGCTTTCTTTCTTATTGTGGCCACTTGCTGTATACCATAACCTGAGTCAACATCTGTATACTAAACTACAGCCAGCTGTACAACGGTTAGACTTCAGTGTTCGTGGCTATATGATGTCCAAACATAAGGAAAGACAGT CACGTCACCACATTTGGAGGGAGCATCCTGCTAAACCTGATCAGAGTGACAGTGAAGAAGAGCTTGCTGCTTTTTGTCCTAAG TTGGATGATGCTGTGGTTGCCAAAGAACTGGCTTTCTCTGACTCTGAGCATTCTGATGCAGAAGTGTCTTATACTGAGAACGGAACCTTCAATTTATCCCGGGGCCAGACACCATTGACAGAAGGTTCTGAGG ACTTTGATGGCCACAGTGATCCAGAGGAATCTTTTGCTCGAGATCTTCCAGATTTCCCTTCTATCAACCCTGATACAACAGGCCTAGATGATGAGGATGACACCAGCATTGGTATTCCAAGTCTTTCTCCCCGTAACCAGGCCCAGGAACAGAAACAACAATCTCATAAACCGGAAGCAGTGACTTCAGAATTCCTCCTGAGTCAGAATCCATTAATGCACAATCTGACAGATGACTTAGCTGGTTTTGTAACCAGGGGAATGATTCAGCTAGCCTTGTCAGGAACTTCCCAGTCAGTTGCTGTGCATAGCAATAGACAGCAGCGAAGTGCCAAGGCCTTCCTTCGGACCTCCAGCTCAGAGCTGGATACAGATGCTGAAGGAGATGATTTTGAACTATTGGATCAATCAGAATTGAATCAGATGGATCCTTCCAATTCCCGTGGTCAGTAA